In Amphiura filiformis chromosome 1, Afil_fr2py, whole genome shotgun sequence, the following are encoded in one genomic region:
- the LOC140146712 gene encoding serine/threonine-protein kinase SBK1-like, which translates to MNARNSSRDSSPYQGAQHYTTIRLLSAGGYGKVELAVHKSMGKRVILKHLHKHSTRLQEFQREFYVSCQLSVHPAIVVTYDDPFETRESYVFAQEYAPCGDLLDAIPPHVGIEETKAKSCLNQTVSAIDFLHRRHLVHGNVKPENILVFDRDMNVVKLSDFRKTQKRGTFVKKNCPNVPYTPPEMCQAVMNEGYTADFCHDVWAFGVLTFCVLTGTFPWDRADNEDRCYREFLNWQKRKTTAISSTWRKFTPRFHRFIRKILEPKMDRRCSVTEISKYLSDTWVKSKGSCNLVSTTLEEIETEDSLNANTNQAAMKDLRKMLEDHGVETDTDNSSKMKRTEQWVDSCMMELESP; encoded by the coding sequence ATGAATGCAAGGAACAGTAGTAGGGACTCTTCCCCGTACCAGGGTGCTCAACATTACactaccatacgattattatcagcAGGCGGGTACGGGAAGGTGGAATTGGCCGTCCATAAATCAATGGGCAAACGCGTGATTCTGAAACACCTTCATAAACACAGTACCAGACTACAAGAGTTTCAGCGTGAATTTTACGTTAGTTGTCAACTGTCTGTACACCCTGCCATTGTAGTGACTTATGACGATCCGTTTGAAACACGGGAATCGTACGTCTTTGCTCAAGAATACGCTCCATGTGGAGATCTTTTGGACGCTATACCTCCACACGTAGGGATTGAAGAAACTAAAGCTAAATCATGTCTCAATCAAACAGTTTCTGCTATTGATTTTCTTCACAGAAGGCATCTGGTACACGGCAACGTCAAACCAGAAAACATTCTAGTCTTTGATAGAGATATGAATGTTGTTAAACTTTCAGATTTTCGCAAGACTCAAAAAAGGGGGACATTTGTCAAGAAGAATTGCCCTAATGTACCGTATACTCCTCCCGAGATGTGCCAAGCAGTAATGAATGAGGGCTATACGGCCGATTTCTGTCACGATGTTTGGGCATTTGGTGTGCTTACTTTCTGCGTGTTGACCGGGACGTTCCCGTGGGATAGAGCGGACAATGAGGACAGGTGCTATCGGGAGTTCCTCAACTGGCAAAAGCGCAAAACTACGGCAATATCGTCCACATGGAGAAAATTTACTCCGAGATTTCATAGGTTCATTAGAAAGATCCTGGAACCTAAGATGGACAGAAGGTGCAGTGTGACTGAAATCAGTAAGTACCTTAGCGATACGTGGGTGAAATCAAAAGGATCATGTAATCTTGTTTCGACAACGCTGGAAGAAATCGAAACTGAGGACAGTTTGAACGCGAACACAAACCAGGCTGCTATGAAAGATCTCCGGAAGATGCTAGAAGATCATGGCGTAGAGACTGATACGGACAATAGTAGTAAAATGAAGCGAACAGAACAATGGGTTGATTCTTGCATGATGGAGTTAGAATCACCATGA